A single genomic interval of Lathyrus oleraceus cultivar Zhongwan6 chromosome 7, CAAS_Psat_ZW6_1.0, whole genome shotgun sequence harbors:
- the LOC127102259 gene encoding uncharacterized protein LOC127102259: MDPIKYIFEKPALTGRITRWHILLSKYDKEYHTHKEIKGSFLADHLAHQPIDDYQSIKFDFPDEDVMYLKAKDCDEPFPAEEPEPKSRWGLIFNVVINAYSKGTGAIVVTSQGSHIPFTTRLTINYTNNMVEYEACIMGLEEAIDLRIKILDVYADPSLLVNHIKGE; the protein is encoded by the coding sequence atggatccaatcaagtacatctttgagaagcctgcctTAACCGGAAGAATTACTCGTTGGCATATACTGTTATCAAAATATGACAAAGAATACCATACCCATAAAGAAATCAAAGGGAGTTTcctagctgatcatttggctcaccaaccaattgatgattaccaatctatcAAGTTCGACTTTCCAgatgaagatgttatgtacttaaaagccaaggattgtgatgaaccatttccAGCTGAAGAGCCAGAGCCAAAATCCCGTTGGGGATTGATATTTAATGTAGTTATCAATGCTTACAGTAAGGGAACCGGGGCAATCGTTGTTACTTCTCAAGGCTCCCATATTCCTTTCACCACAAGGTTGACAATTAATTATACGAACAACATGgttgaatatgaagcttgcatcatgggTCTGGAAGAAGccattgacttgagaatcaaaaTCCTGGACGTATATGCAGATCCATCTTTGCTAGTTAATCATATCAAAGGAGAATGA